A DNA window from Flavisolibacter ginsenosidimutans contains the following coding sequences:
- the dnaJ gene encoding molecular chaperone DnaJ — translation MSKRDYYEILGVNKGAATEEIKKAYRKVAMQYHPDRNPGDKSAEEKFKEAAEAYEILSDQDKRSQYDRFGHAGVSGNGRGGHGQNMEDIFSQFGDIFGEDIFGSFFSGGGGRRGGGGGRAARGVRGSNLRIKLKLTYEEIAKGVTKNIKVKKYVTCHTCSGSGAKDKGSVQTCGTCGGSGQVRKVTNTFLGQMQTVTTCPTCNGEGTTVTAKCNSCKGEGRVYGEETVTIDIPAGVQEGMQLNISGKGNAGERGGSPGDLIILIEEEAHKELQREGLNAVYELHISFTDAVFGTNLEVPTIDGRAKIKIPPGTQSGKIFRLKGKGFPAVNSYEKGDQLVHVNVWTPQHLSAEEKTMLEKLSNSQNFKPNPDKTEKSFFDKMREMFS, via the coding sequence ATGTCGAAAAGAGATTATTACGAGATATTGGGCGTAAACAAAGGCGCAGCCACGGAGGAAATTAAAAAAGCCTACCGGAAGGTTGCCATGCAATACCACCCCGACCGCAACCCCGGAGACAAATCGGCCGAAGAAAAATTCAAGGAAGCCGCGGAAGCCTATGAAATTTTGAGCGATCAGGACAAACGTTCGCAGTACGACCGCTTCGGGCACGCCGGCGTAAGCGGCAACGGTCGTGGTGGACACGGCCAAAACATGGAAGACATCTTCAGCCAGTTTGGCGACATCTTTGGCGAAGACATCTTCGGCTCTTTCTTTAGCGGCGGTGGCGGAAGAAGAGGGGGTGGCGGAGGTCGTGCGGCCCGCGGTGTTCGCGGCAGCAACCTGCGCATCAAGCTAAAACTCACTTACGAAGAAATTGCAAAAGGCGTTACCAAAAACATCAAGGTAAAAAAATACGTTACCTGCCATACGTGCAGCGGCAGCGGCGCCAAAGACAAAGGCAGCGTACAAACCTGCGGTACTTGCGGCGGCAGCGGACAAGTGCGCAAAGTAACCAACACTTTTTTGGGCCAAATGCAAACCGTCACTACCTGTCCAACCTGCAACGGCGAAGGCACAACGGTAACGGCAAAATGCAACAGTTGCAAAGGCGAGGGACGAGTGTACGGCGAGGAAACCGTGACCATTGACATTCCGGCCGGCGTGCAGGAAGGCATGCAGCTCAACATCAGCGGCAAGGGCAATGCCGGCGAACGTGGCGGCTCGCCCGGGGACCTGATTATTTTGATTGAAGAAGAAGCGCACAAAGAACTACAGCGTGAAGGCCTGAACGCGGTTTATGAACTGCACATTTCCTTTACCGATGCAGTCTTTGGAACAAACCTGGAAGTGCCGACGATAGACGGCCGGGCAAAAATTAAAATCCCACCGGGCACGCAAAGCGGCAAAATTTTCCGGCTGAAAGGGAAAGGGTTTCCAGCCGTAAACAGTTACGAAAAAGGCGACCAACTGGTGCACGTAAACGTGTGGACGCCGCAGCATCTTTCCGCCGAAGAAAAGACGATGTTGGAAAAGTTGAGCAACTCGCAAAACTTCAAGCCCAATCCCGATAAAACAGAGAAATCGTTTTTTGACAAGATGCGGGAAATGTTTTCGTAA
- a CDS encoding energy transducer TonB, translated as MKPAFCLLLLFLCAAACAQKLEKYFDYLWKPCAPENARYYTAIQKKDSLWTRVDYYIREKYSQMTGSYLDEENKIPHGKFAYYHPNKQLEGTGEYRNGKREGLWLWFHENGMMSDSSHFKNGRLVGTTLRWYFDGMIQDSLVMNEDGSGVQVSWFQNGHPSSAGWYSAGEKLNGKWKFYHNNGQLSAVEVYDKGKLLNREYFDKNGQAESDTTNKDREAKPESAEKWKKYLESTAYFPSQWKITGANQAVVIVRFAVDEEGKVVEPMVTYSFHPDFDKIVYDAIKKSPRWQLAISHNRAIKTYHTQPITFSQQEQ; from the coding sequence ATGAAACCAGCTTTCTGCCTACTGCTTCTCTTTTTGTGCGCTGCTGCTTGTGCACAAAAACTTGAAAAGTATTTCGACTACCTCTGGAAGCCCTGTGCGCCTGAAAATGCCCGCTATTATACCGCCATTCAAAAGAAGGACAGTTTGTGGACACGGGTGGATTACTACATCCGTGAGAAATATTCGCAAATGACCGGCAGTTATCTTGACGAAGAAAACAAGATCCCGCATGGAAAGTTTGCTTATTATCATCCCAACAAACAACTGGAGGGAACGGGTGAATACCGAAACGGCAAGCGGGAAGGCTTGTGGCTTTGGTTTCACGAGAACGGCATGATGAGCGATTCTTCTCATTTTAAAAATGGTCGGCTTGTTGGAACAACGCTGCGCTGGTATTTCGATGGCATGATACAAGATTCGCTGGTGATGAATGAAGACGGCAGCGGTGTACAAGTTAGCTGGTTTCAGAACGGGCATCCTTCGTCGGCAGGTTGGTACAGCGCTGGTGAAAAACTGAACGGCAAATGGAAATTCTACCATAACAACGGCCAGCTAAGCGCTGTGGAAGTTTATGATAAAGGGAAGCTATTAAACAGGGAATACTTTGATAAAAACGGGCAGGCCGAAAGCGACACGACCAACAAGGACCGCGAAGCAAAACCCGAGAGTGCCGAGAAATGGAAAAAATATTTAGAGAGCACTGCTTACTTTCCCTCGCAATGGAAAATCACCGGCGCAAACCAAGCTGTGGTGATCGTTCGGTTTGCGGTTGACGAGGAAGGCAAAGTGGTTGAACCAATGGTGACTTATTCGTTCCACCCCGACTTTGATAAAATCGTTTACGATGCCATCAAAAAATCGCCTCGGTGGCAACTGGCTATCAGTCACAACCGGGCTATTAAAACGTATCACACGCAGCCCATCACGTTCTCGCAGCAGGAGCAATAA
- a CDS encoding vWA domain-containing protein yields MKRLAYILFSLLFPLLALSQQYYIKGQVRDDGGTPMQNVTMLLHSSGYLYKSGSDGGFGIMTPMKVDTLTIFREGYQKEKRIIWASKFNDIVLKKVTVVKSIAPSRLVSFTQNLKREEQQRWFAGDETYTSTVENNFINASAYPKTGVSLNVDRASYSNVRRFLTMNSTVPPDAVRIEEMLNYFNLEYKEPPGDKPFEIATTLTACPWNKNNQLLFAHINSKKLPLDKVPQTHLVFLIDVSGSMDMPNRLPLLKSGFKGLVNNLRAKDSVSIVVYGGTVGVALLPTSGAEKEKIFKVIDSLQPGGSTPGESGIKLAYSMARNHYLKDGNNRVILATDGDFNVGLRKEEDLEEMIIAQRNAGIYLTCLGIGMGNYKDSKIQTLAQSGNGNFAYIDSYREAEKVLMKEFMQTLYTVADNAFLSVQFNPQYVKQYRLIGFDNKVGALKDTSAVIEGGEVGSAYSMIVAFEIVPVEGYQKSLTDPVNFLLRFQNTANHTACEMSEQPQLFFTPFNQLASPYKFASAVIMFGSLLRGSKYVKDVSWTEILNTAKPAADVNNFSQKEFLELVELAKKLYGKKRKKEE; encoded by the coding sequence TTGAAGCGACTTGCTTACATACTTTTCTCGCTTCTCTTTCCACTGCTTGCTCTTTCGCAACAATATTATATCAAAGGGCAGGTGAGGGACGACGGAGGAACGCCGATGCAAAACGTGACCATGCTTTTGCACAGCAGCGGGTATTTATACAAGAGCGGCAGCGACGGCGGCTTCGGTATTATGACACCGATGAAGGTGGACACATTGACCATCTTTCGCGAAGGTTACCAAAAAGAAAAACGCATCATTTGGGCCAGCAAGTTCAACGACATCGTGCTGAAAAAAGTAACGGTGGTAAAAAGCATTGCCCCCAGTCGGCTTGTTTCTTTTACGCAAAATTTAAAACGTGAAGAACAACAGCGTTGGTTTGCCGGCGATGAAACGTACACCAGCACCGTCGAGAACAATTTCATTAACGCTTCGGCTTATCCAAAAACCGGTGTAAGCCTGAACGTTGACCGTGCTTCGTACAGCAACGTTCGCCGTTTCCTTACCATGAATTCAACCGTCCCGCCCGATGCAGTGCGCATTGAGGAAATGCTGAATTATTTCAATCTCGAATACAAAGAACCGCCCGGCGACAAACCTTTTGAGATTGCCACAACGCTTACCGCTTGTCCCTGGAACAAGAACAACCAATTGCTTTTTGCGCACATTAACTCAAAGAAATTGCCGCTCGACAAAGTGCCGCAAACGCACCTTGTTTTTTTAATTGACGTTTCGGGTTCGATGGACATGCCCAACCGTTTGCCTTTGCTGAAAAGCGGTTTCAAAGGATTGGTGAACAACCTTCGCGCAAAAGATTCGGTGTCCATTGTGGTGTATGGAGGTACCGTAGGCGTTGCGCTGTTGCCCACCAGCGGAGCGGAAAAAGAAAAAATTTTCAAGGTCATTGACAGCCTGCAACCCGGCGGAAGTACGCCGGGCGAATCGGGAATCAAGTTGGCTTACAGCATGGCCCGCAACCACTATTTAAAAGACGGTAATAACCGCGTAATACTGGCCACAGACGGCGATTTTAACGTGGGCCTTCGAAAAGAAGAAGACCTTGAAGAAATGATCATTGCGCAACGGAACGCCGGCATTTATCTTACCTGCCTCGGCATCGGCATGGGCAATTACAAAGACTCAAAAATTCAAACGCTGGCGCAAAGCGGCAACGGGAACTTTGCCTACATTGACAGTTACCGGGAAGCGGAAAAAGTGTTGATGAAGGAATTTATGCAAACGCTTTACACCGTGGCTGACAATGCCTTTCTTTCGGTGCAATTCAACCCGCAATACGTGAAGCAATACCGGCTTATTGGATTTGATAACAAAGTAGGCGCTCTGAAAGACACAAGCGCCGTTATCGAAGGCGGTGAAGTGGGTTCGGCTTACTCCATGATTGTGGCCTTTGAAATTGTACCCGTGGAAGGGTATCAAAAAAGCCTTACCGACCCCGTAAATTTTTTGTTGCGTTTTCAGAACACGGCCAACCACACGGCCTGCGAAATGAGCGAACAGCCGCAGTTATTTTTTACGCCTTTCAATCAATTGGCAAGCCCTTACAAATTTGCAAGTGCTGTGATCATGTTTGGTTCTTTGCTGCGCGGTTCCAAATACGTAAAAGATGTTTCGTGGACTGAAATCTTAAACACGGCAAAGCCTGCGGCAGATGTGAACAATTTTTCGCAAAAAGAATTTTTGGAATTGGTGGAACTGGCAAAAAAACTTTACGGAAAAAAGCGCAAAAAAGAAGAGTGA
- the hpt gene encoding hypoxanthine phosphoribosyltransferase has translation MTTVKLHDKTFDTYLSSETIQQKVAELAGILNKEYADRRPLFIAILNGSFMFASDLFKHLTIDAEISFIKLASYRGTKSTGRIITAIGLEDDLFDRDVVILEDIVDTGRTLHEFLPKLHHQQPKSLKIVTLLHKAEATQFPIPIDHVGFSIPDKFVVGYGLDYDGLGRNLKEIYQLAEKDIE, from the coding sequence ATGACCACCGTAAAACTGCACGATAAAACGTTTGATACCTATCTCTCCAGCGAAACCATCCAGCAAAAAGTAGCGGAGCTTGCCGGAATACTGAACAAAGAATACGCAGACAGAAGGCCTTTGTTTATCGCCATTCTCAACGGCTCGTTCATGTTTGCTTCGGACTTGTTTAAGCACCTGACGATAGATGCTGAAATTTCGTTTATCAAGCTGGCCTCGTACCGCGGTACCAAAAGCACTGGCCGCATCATTACCGCCATTGGCCTGGAAGATGATTTGTTTGACCGCGATGTAGTGATCCTGGAAGACATTGTTGACACCGGGAGAACCTTGCACGAGTTTCTTCCAAAACTTCATCACCAGCAACCGAAATCGCTAAAGATTGTAACGCTTTTGCACAAGGCCGAAGCCACGCAATTTCCCATTCCGATAGATCACGTTGGCTTCAGCATCCCCGATAAATTTGTGGTGGGCTACGGTTTGGACTACGACGGTCTTGGCCGTAACCTGAAAGAAATTTACCAATTGGCTGAAAAGGATATTGAGTGA
- a CDS encoding glucosaminidase domain-containing protein, translating into MKKRILFLLFFAGLAALTTFAQSKETVQAYVDKYKVIAIEEMQRTGVPAAITLAQGIHESGAGTSDLVLKSNNHFGIKCKTEWDGDKVYHDDDARGECFRKYDDPAVSYRDHSDFLRTRPYYASLFKLDPMDYEGWAYGLKKAGYATNPRYPQILIKLIQDFNLQDYTLIALGKKPLNENSPQWTKSSESINTAIASNAVAQKPKAAYPSGVFKINDTKVVFISKGTSYLKVAEDNSVSLARLLEFNDMKDGDVAQEDGLVFLQRKRKSGGHETHTMLPGETLYDVAQAEGIRLESLLQYNLLTPNAQPAEGERLYLTTSAPSAPKLAAEKPKATLAVYKTDGPASQPAFVMHVVEPKETVYSIAKKYNVNVDNVKAWNNMETNDLKIGQQIRINKTR; encoded by the coding sequence ATGAAAAAACGCATCCTCTTCCTCCTTTTTTTTGCGGGCCTTGCTGCGCTTACCACGTTCGCACAATCGAAAGAAACCGTGCAGGCTTACGTGGACAAATACAAAGTCATCGCCATTGAAGAAATGCAGCGTACCGGCGTGCCGGCGGCGATTACCTTGGCCCAAGGCATTCATGAAAGCGGTGCGGGCACAAGCGATTTGGTATTGAAATCAAACAATCATTTTGGCATCAAATGCAAAACAGAATGGGACGGTGATAAAGTTTATCACGACGATGATGCAAGAGGGGAATGCTTTCGCAAATACGACGATCCCGCCGTTTCTTACCGCGACCATTCAGACTTCTTGCGCACCCGTCCTTATTACGCTTCGCTTTTTAAATTGGACCCGATGGATTATGAGGGCTGGGCTTACGGTTTGAAGAAGGCCGGCTACGCTACCAACCCACGCTATCCGCAAATCCTCATCAAGCTCATTCAGGATTTTAATTTGCAGGATTACACGCTGATTGCCTTGGGCAAAAAACCGTTGAACGAAAACAGCCCCCAATGGACGAAATCATCTGAATCAATCAATACCGCGATTGCCAGCAACGCTGTGGCGCAGAAGCCAAAGGCAGCTTATCCAAGTGGCGTTTTTAAAATCAACGACACAAAAGTTGTTTTCATTTCCAAAGGAACATCTTACTTAAAAGTAGCAGAAGACAACAGTGTTTCACTTGCTCGTCTGCTTGAATTCAACGACATGAAAGACGGCGATGTGGCGCAGGAAGACGGTCTTGTATTCCTGCAACGCAAACGCAAATCCGGCGGACACGAAACGCACACAATGCTTCCTGGTGAAACGCTTTACGACGTTGCGCAAGCAGAAGGCATCCGCCTGGAAAGTTTGTTGCAATACAATCTTCTTACGCCCAATGCGCAACCCGCAGAAGGCGAGAGGTTGTACTTAACAACATCCGCGCCTTCTGCACCGAAACTGGCCGCCGAAAAGCCAAAGGCAACACTGGCGGTGTACAAAACGGACGGGCCGGCAAGCCAGCCTGCGTTCGTCATGCACGTTGTAGAACCGAAAGAAACGGTTTACAGCATCGCTAAAAAATACAACGTAAACGTTGACAATGTAAAAGCCTGGAACAACATGGAGACGAATGATCTTAAGATTGGCCAACAAATCAGAATCAATAAAACACGCTAA
- a CDS encoding O-methyltransferase translates to MDIVHPQAQAYAEKYTSPEDALLHEVAQYTYTQHAHSHMLSGHLQGKFLEMISCMIKPQRILEIGTFTGYSALCLAKGLQPGGKLHTVELREDDAARAQEYFRRSSYAGQIILHIGNALEIVGELDEAWDLVFIDADKENYTAYFNLVFPFVKPGGFILADNVLFHGQVLEAEIKGKNAKAIQAFNDEVAKRIDAERMLLPLRDGIFLIRKLHE, encoded by the coding sequence ATGGACATTGTTCATCCACAGGCACAAGCTTACGCCGAAAAATACACCTCGCCGGAAGATGCGCTGTTGCACGAAGTGGCACAATACACGTACACGCAACATGCGCACTCGCACATGCTCAGCGGCCACTTGCAGGGAAAGTTTTTGGAAATGATAAGCTGCATGATCAAACCGCAGCGCATTTTGGAGATCGGAACCTTTACTGGTTACAGTGCTTTGTGTTTGGCCAAAGGCTTGCAGCCCGGCGGTAAATTGCACACGGTAGAGCTGCGCGAAGACGATGCAGCAAGGGCGCAGGAATATTTTCGTCGAAGTTCTTACGCCGGACAGATAATTTTACATATCGGCAATGCGTTGGAAATCGTCGGTGAACTGGACGAAGCGTGGGATTTGGTTTTCATTGACGCCGACAAGGAAAACTACACAGCCTATTTTAACCTTGTTTTCCCTTTCGTAAAACCTGGCGGCTTTATTTTAGCGGACAATGTGCTCTTTCACGGACAGGTTCTGGAAGCAGAAATCAAAGGCAAAAATGCCAAAGCCATTCAGGCTTTTAATGATGAAGTGGCAAAGCGAATTGATGCAGAAAGAATGTTGCTTCCCCTGCGTGACGGAATTTTTCTGATACGAAAGCTGCACGAATAA